The segment AAAACATCAATGAGCGATGTTAGGTAAATATGATTTAGAGAACCTTTGGTTCAATGACAGTACTCGAGAGCAAGCTTTAGTGTGCAGACGTATGGCTTCTGTCCAGCCAGAAGCTATTCTATTTATTTTAGAAAATATGTCAAGAAGAACAGATTTCAGAGAATGGTAGAAATACCAGGAAATTTTAATAAAAAAACTTATAGTCAATTCAACTTTATCAAACTTAATAATATTCGTTGTGATAACAGATCTAAGTAGAAAGATAGAGCACTAATCTTTCATTCAATATGCTCTTCCTCCTTTTGTCAGAAGAAATTGTGCAATCATGATATTGCTCATTCATGAAACATAGAAAAGCAATCCGTTGTGAAATTAAACAATGTAAACGGCAGGAAGCAGAAAAGGTTTAAGACTGATTACGCAACACATACCCTACTCCTGTTAATAGGAGTAGGAAGCTACGCGAGGCTAGATAAAATAAGATTTAATAATACAAACAGAAAAACGCTACTTAACAATCGTCAAGTTAGGGCGACCGCCTTTGCCCTTGCCACCGCTGCCCTTCCCAGAAGAACCGCCTGTGGTACTTTTATCTTCAGGAGGTGGTGTATCGTCTTCGTCATCATCTTCTTCTTTGAAGACCATGCCTCGACCATTTTCCTTAGCATAAATGGCTGTGATTGCTTTGATGGGCGCATACACGTCAAAGGGAGCACCACTAAAACGTGCGTTAAACTCAACATGATCGTTAGCAATCAATAAAGAACGAACCGCACCCGGTGAAATATTCAAAACAATGCGGCCATTCTCAACATATTGCAAAGGAACATGAGCATCTGGAAAGTCAGCGTTTACAACGATATAAGGCGTAGCATTATTATCGACTATCCACTCATAAAATGCTCTTAACAGGTAAGGCCTACTGGATGTCATAACTCTCTCAATGCTCTCTCTGTATCAGTTAAACTCACCTGGAAAGGTTCGCGTTTAAAAATACGTTTAGCATAATCATAAACAGGCTTTGCTTCTGGCCCAAGCTCAATACCCATAGAAGGTAAACGCCATAGTAAGGGAGCAACAGCGCAGTCTACTAATGAGAATTCTTCGCTAAAGAAAAAAGGCATTTCATTAAAAACAGGTGCTACAGAAGTAATGCTTTCTTTTAATGCTTTGCGCGCATCGTCTGCATCCATAGGATCTGTGGATTTATTGAGAATTTTTCTCATATAAACATACCAATCACGATTCACTCTATGCAGCATCAAGCGGCTTCTTGCTCTTGCAACAGGATACACAGGCATCAAGGGAGGATGTGGAAACCTCTCATCCAAATATTCCATGATGATTTCAGACTCATAGAGCACGAGATCTCTATCTACTAAAGTAGGAACTGAATTGTATGGGTTAATTTCTGACAATGCATTGGGTTGCATAGCAGGATCAATCTCATACAAATCAAAGGTAACCCCTTTTTCTGCTAAGACAATTCTTGCACGATGGCTATAGGGGTCGTTTGAACCAGAATACAAAGTCATTACGGAGCGTTTATTTGCTAGCACAGCTATTCAAGCCTCTAAGTAAATTAATGTACATCTTTCCAATACTCTCGCTTAAGTAAATAAGCAAACAGTGTGAAAATAATTAAGAATAGAATTACCCATACTCCAATACGCTGGCGTTCTAGTTTATGAGGCTCGCCTACATAGTCTAAAAAGTTTACCAGGTCTGTAATTGCACGATCATATTCCGTTTCAGACATCGCACCTGGAGAGGCTAATTCTAATTTGTCGACTACTTTATGTTCTGAAGTAGTACCATCCTCAGCTTTTAAACGGATCTTTTCAAAGCGAGGTATTTGAGTTCCTTGCAACTCATGTAATACATGAGGCATACCAACGTCTGGGAAGACTAAGTTATTGACTCCCCAAGGACGTGTTTCGTCCTTATAAAAGCTTTTCAGATAGGTATATACCCAATTTTTACCACGGACCCGTGCGGTCAAGGTTAAATCAGGAGGCGCAACACCAAACCACTCACCTGCATCTTTTTTAGGCATCGCTGATTTAATCGGTGATGTCACTTTATCGGATACAAAATTTAAATTTGTTTGCACCAAAGCCTCAAGCACCTCACCTTCTGGGGTCTTGATACCAATGTCTGCCGCCACTGATTTATAACGCGCATGTTCTAAAGAATGGCAACCTTGACAATAATTCACATACAACTTAGCGCCACGTTGTAAAGACGCCTGATCGCATAAATTATTCTCTACTTTCTGAAGAGGTGCATGTCCTGTTGCAGCAAATACATGGGTTCCAACAAGTAAAGAACCTATGATTACAACCATACTGTTGAAAAGCTTATTCTTCCTCATTTAAATGTCACTCTTTCTGGTACCGGTTTGGTTTTATCTAATTTTGTATAAATAGGCATAAGAACAAAGAATGCAAAATAGGCAATTGAGAATAATTGAGCAGCAATTGTTCTTAAGGGGGTTGGTGGTACCAAGCCCAAATAACCTAAGGATAAAAAGCTTATAACAAATAAAGCCAACATCCCTTTATAAAGCCCACCACGATAGCGAATCGATTTTACAGGACTTCTGTCTAACCATGGCAAGAAGCAGAAAACCAATACAGCTGCAAACATCGCACATACACCAAGTAATTTGTCAGGTATTGCTCTTAAAATAGCGTAATACGGTGTCATATACCAAACAGGTGCAATATGCTCCGGTGTTTTAAGTGGATTAGCAGGCTCAAAGTTAGGGCCTTCTAGGAAATATCCGCCCATATCTGGCCAGAAAAATACAACCGCAAGAAATATAATTAAGAAAACACCCACACCAAAAATATCTTTCACAGTGTAGTAAGGGTGGAAAGGTATACCATCCAATGGTTTACCCTCTTTGTCTTTATTTTTCTT is part of the Candidatus Berkiella cookevillensis genome and harbors:
- the sspA gene encoding stringent starvation protein SspA, giving the protein MAVLANKRSVMTLYSGSNDPYSHRARIVLAEKGVTFDLYEIDPAMQPNALSEINPYNSVPTLVDRDLVLYESEIIMEYLDERFPHPPLMPVYPVARARSRLMLHRVNRDWYVYMRKILNKSTDPMDADDARKALKESITSVAPVFNEMPFFFSEEFSLVDCAVAPLLWRLPSMGIELGPEAKPVYDYAKRIFKREPFQVSLTDTERALREL
- a CDS encoding ClpXP protease specificity-enhancing factor; amino-acid sequence: MTSSRPYLLRAFYEWIVDNNATPYIVVNADFPDAHVPLQYVENGRIVLNISPGAVRSLLIANDHVEFNARFSGAPFDVYAPIKAITAIYAKENGRGMVFKEEDDDEDDTPPPEDKSTTGGSSGKGSGGKGKGGRPNLTIVK
- a CDS encoding cytochrome c1 codes for the protein MVVIIGSLLVGTHVFAATGHAPLQKVENNLCDQASLQRGAKLYVNYCQGCHSLEHARYKSVAADIGIKTPEGEVLEALVQTNLNFVSDKVTSPIKSAMPKKDAGEWFGVAPPDLTLTARVRGKNWVYTYLKSFYKDETRPWGVNNLVFPDVGMPHVLHELQGTQIPRFEKIRLKAEDGTTSEHKVVDKLELASPGAMSETEYDRAITDLVNFLDYVGEPHKLERQRIGVWVILFLIIFTLFAYLLKREYWKDVH